Proteins co-encoded in one Ruegeria pomeroyi DSS-3 genomic window:
- a CDS encoding bifunctional alpha/beta hydrolase/OsmC family protein: protein MPTERITFAGHDGSQLAARLDLPQGPVLATALFAHCFTCSKDIPAARRIAARLAAMGIAVLRFDFTGLGHSEGEFANTTFTSNVGDLAAAARYLAGRDMAPALLIGHSLGGAAVLRARAQIASVRAVVTIGAPADPGHVAHHFETALPRIQAEGAAEVCLGGRPFRIGRDFVEDIAASALQPAIADLRAALLVLHAPRDETVSIDNASQIFMAAKHPKSFVTLDDADHLISRARDAEYAAEVIAAWAGRYVDLAPPAPPPGAPEGIVRVSEADPAGFLQDVQAGPDHHALADEPLSYGGTDRGMSPYGFVSAGLGACTSMTIRMYARRKGWPLEGVSVDICHDKVHAQDADTGASGKIDAFTRVIRLIGPLDGAQRQRLLEIADKCPVHRTLEASSHIVTRLDEAG from the coding sequence ATGCCCACCGAACGGATCACCTTTGCCGGCCATGACGGCAGCCAGCTGGCCGCCCGGCTGGACCTGCCCCAGGGGCCGGTTCTGGCCACCGCGCTGTTTGCCCATTGCTTCACCTGTTCCAAGGACATTCCCGCCGCGCGCCGGATCGCAGCGCGGCTGGCGGCGATGGGGATCGCGGTGCTGCGCTTCGACTTTACCGGTCTGGGCCATTCCGAGGGCGAGTTCGCCAATACCACCTTCACCTCGAATGTCGGAGATCTGGCCGCCGCCGCGCGCTATCTGGCCGGGCGCGACATGGCGCCGGCGCTCTTGATCGGCCATTCGCTGGGCGGGGCGGCCGTGCTGCGGGCGCGGGCGCAGATCGCCTCGGTGCGCGCGGTGGTGACCATCGGCGCCCCTGCCGATCCGGGTCATGTGGCGCATCATTTCGAGACCGCCCTGCCCCGGATCCAGGCTGAAGGCGCGGCCGAGGTCTGCCTGGGCGGGCGCCCGTTCCGGATCGGGCGGGACTTTGTCGAGGATATCGCCGCAAGCGCCCTGCAACCGGCCATCGCCGATCTGCGCGCCGCGCTGCTGGTGCTGCACGCGCCGCGCGACGAAACGGTGAGCATCGACAATGCCAGCCAGATCTTCATGGCCGCGAAACATCCCAAAAGCTTTGTCACGCTGGACGATGCCGACCACCTGATCAGCCGGGCACGCGACGCCGAATATGCCGCCGAGGTGATCGCCGCCTGGGCCGGGCGTTATGTGGACCTGGCCCCGCCGGCACCGCCCCCCGGCGCACCCGAAGGCATCGTGCGGGTCAGCGAGGCCGACCCGGCGGGGTTCCTGCAGGATGTACAGGCCGGCCCCGATCATCACGCGCTGGCGGACGAACCGCTGTCATACGGTGGCACCGACCGGGGCATGTCGCCCTATGGGTTCGTCTCGGCGGGTCTGGGCGCCTGCACCTCGATGACCATCCGCATGTATGCCCGCCGCAAGGGCTGGCCGCTGGAGGGCGTCAGCGTCGATATCTGCCATGACAAGGTGCATGCCCAGGATGCCGATACCGGCGCCAGCGGCAAGATCGACGCCTTTACCCGGGTGATCCGCCTGATCGGGCCGCTGGATGGCGCCCAGCGCCAGCGGCTGCTGGAGATCGCCGACAAATGCCCGGTGCATCGCACGCTCGAAGCCAGTTCGCATATCGTGACCCGGCTGGACGAGGCGGGCTGA
- a CDS encoding biotin transporter BioY encodes MSMTVLADAIGPREGTARLAKQAVLVVLGIAALAIAAKIKVPMWPVPITMGTFAVLTLGTAYGARLGLVTMMGYLLVGALGFDVFATSSAEKFGLTYMMGGTGGYLVGYLMATVLLGALAARGWDRSFAKMALALVLANVLIYVPGLLWLGQLYGWDKPILQWGLTPFLVGDALKLVLAAVLIPGLWKLVGNARG; translated from the coding sequence ATGAGCATGACTGTTCTGGCCGACGCAATCGGCCCGCGCGAAGGCACCGCGCGTCTGGCAAAGCAAGCGGTTCTGGTGGTGCTCGGCATCGCCGCGCTGGCCATCGCCGCCAAGATCAAGGTGCCGATGTGGCCGGTGCCGATCACCATGGGCACCTTTGCCGTTCTGACGCTGGGCACCGCCTATGGCGCGCGGCTGGGTCTGGTGACCATGATGGGCTACCTGCTGGTGGGTGCGCTGGGCTTTGACGTCTTCGCAACCTCCTCGGCCGAGAAATTCGGGCTGACCTACATGATGGGCGGTACCGGCGGTTATCTGGTCGGCTATCTGATGGCCACCGTGCTGCTGGGCGCGCTGGCGGCCCGCGGCTGGGACCGGTCGTTTGCCAAGATGGCGCTGGCGCTGGTGCTGGCCAATGTGCTGATCTACGTGCCGGGCCTGTTGTGGCTGGGCCAGCTTTATGGCTGGGACAAGCCGATCCTGCAGTGGGGCCTGACCCCGTTCCTGGTGGGCGACGCGCTGAAACTGGTGCTGGCCGCCGTGCTGATCCCGGGCCTGTGGAAGCTGGTGGGCAACGCCCGCGGCTGA
- a CDS encoding DUF6314 family protein has product MTLPQDIAEFVGDWLLDRVIDDRLAGQKLRAEGGATLRRSESGLTYDEQVTLFMPGQPPFHGTRRYLWRPGPGGIAIHFEDGRFFHHLTLGQAEPGDHHDCPPDSYDARYDFGRWPLWRVRWSVNGPRKDYEMVTDFRRR; this is encoded by the coding sequence ATGACCCTGCCGCAGGACATTGCAGAATTTGTGGGCGACTGGCTGCTGGATCGCGTCATCGACGACCGTCTGGCGGGGCAGAAACTGCGCGCCGAAGGGGGCGCGACGCTGCGCCGCAGCGAGAGCGGGCTGACCTATGACGAGCAGGTGACGCTGTTCATGCCGGGCCAGCCGCCCTTTCACGGCACCCGCCGCTATCTGTGGCGTCCGGGTCCGGGCGGCATCGCCATTCATTTCGAAGACGGCAGGTTTTTCCACCACTTAACCTTGGGTCAAGCAGAGCCGGGCGATCATCACGATTGCCCGCCCGACAGCTATGATGCGCGCTATGACTTTGGCCGCTGGCCGCTATGGCGGGTCAGATGGTCGGTCAACGGACCGCGCAAGGATTACGAGATGGTCACCGATTTTCGGCGGCGATAG
- the purB gene encoding adenylosuccinate lyase, which translates to MIPRYSRPEMVAIWSPETKFKIWYEIEAHACDAMADLGVIPRENAEAVWKAKDVEFDVARIDEIEAVTKHDVIAFLTHLAEHVGSEEARFVHQGMTSSDVLDTCLNVQLVRAADILLEGVDKVLAALKKRAYEHKDTVRVGRSHGIHAEPTTMGLTFARFYAEMDRNKARLQGARDEVATGAISGAVGTFANIDPAVEEHVCAKLGLRPEPISTQVIPRDRHAMFFATLGVIASSIENIAIEIRHMQRTEVLEGAEFFSMGQKGSSAMPHKKNPVLTENLTGLARLVRMAVIPAMENVALWHERDISHSSVERGIGPDATVTLDFALNRLAGVVDKMLIFPENMLDNMNKFPGLVMSQRVLLALTQAGVSREDAYTMVQRNALKVWEERVDFREQLLADADVVAALGTDGINEKFDMGYHTKHVDTIFARVFGN; encoded by the coding sequence ATGATCCCCCGCTACTCCCGCCCCGAGATGGTTGCAATCTGGTCGCCCGAGACCAAGTTCAAGATCTGGTACGAGATCGAGGCGCATGCCTGTGACGCCATGGCCGATCTGGGGGTGATCCCGCGGGAGAATGCCGAGGCCGTGTGGAAAGCCAAGGATGTGGAGTTCGACGTGGCACGCATCGACGAGATCGAGGCCGTCACCAAACATGACGTCATCGCCTTTCTCACCCATCTGGCCGAACATGTGGGCAGCGAAGAGGCACGTTTCGTGCATCAGGGCATGACCAGTTCGGACGTGCTGGACACTTGCCTGAACGTGCAGCTGGTGCGGGCCGCCGACATCCTGCTGGAGGGCGTCGACAAGGTGCTCGCCGCGCTGAAGAAGCGTGCCTATGAGCACAAGGACACCGTGCGCGTGGGCCGCAGCCATGGCATCCATGCCGAACCCACCACCATGGGCCTGACCTTCGCCCGCTTCTATGCCGAGATGGACCGCAACAAGGCCCGCCTGCAAGGCGCGCGCGACGAGGTCGCCACCGGCGCCATCTCGGGCGCGGTCGGCACGTTTGCCAATATCGACCCGGCGGTCGAAGAGCATGTCTGCGCCAAGCTGGGCCTGCGCCCCGAGCCGATCAGCACCCAGGTCATCCCGCGCGACCGCCACGCGATGTTCTTTGCCACGCTGGGCGTGATTGCGTCCTCGATCGAGAATATCGCCATCGAGATCCGCCACATGCAGCGCACCGAGGTGCTGGAAGGCGCCGAATTCTTCTCGATGGGGCAAAAAGGCTCGTCGGCAATGCCGCACAAGAAGAACCCGGTGCTGACCGAGAATCTGACCGGTCTGGCGCGCCTTGTGCGCATGGCGGTGATCCCGGCGATGGAGAACGTGGCGCTCTGGCACGAGCGCGACATCTCGCATTCCTCGGTCGAGCGCGGCATCGGCCCCGACGCCACCGTGACGCTGGATTTCGCTCTGAACCGTCTGGCCGGTGTTGTCGACAAGATGCTGATCTTTCCCGAGAACATGCTGGACAACATGAACAAGTTCCCCGGGCTGGTGATGAGCCAGCGGGTGCTGCTGGCCCTGACCCAGGCCGGTGTCAGCCGCGAGGACGCCTATACCATGGTGCAGCGCAACGCCCTCAAGGTCTGGGAAGAGCGCGTCGATTTCCGCGAACAGCTGCTGGCCGATGCCGATGTGGTGGCGGCCCTGGGCACCGACGGCATCAACGAGAAATTCGACATGGGCTATCACACCAAACATGTCGACACGATCTTTGCCCGTGTTTTTGGCAACTGA
- a CDS encoding tetratricopeptide repeat protein → MRFPSLLALGLTLPLGAFAAGGDSTGGSTWTNPPKETQTTKECKGVKVWDDKKKRCVAPKNSGLDADTLYDAVRELAYAGRPADAQGVLAAMPDQSDDRVLTYWGFTHRKLGDLDRAAFYYQAAIAANPDNILARSYMGQGFVEAGKTDLAIAQWREITARGGEGSWAEVSLREAIRSGLTYSY, encoded by the coding sequence ATGCGTTTCCCGTCCCTTCTTGCCCTGGGCCTGACCCTGCCGCTTGGCGCCTTTGCCGCTGGTGGCGACAGTACCGGTGGCAGCACCTGGACCAACCCGCCCAAGGAGACCCAGACCACCAAGGAATGCAAAGGGGTCAAGGTCTGGGACGACAAGAAAAAGCGTTGCGTGGCGCCCAAGAATTCCGGCCTGGATGCCGATACGCTGTATGACGCGGTGCGCGAGCTGGCCTATGCCGGGCGGCCCGCCGATGCCCAGGGCGTGCTGGCGGCGATGCCGGATCAGAGTGACGACCGCGTGCTGACCTATTGGGGGTTCACCCACCGCAAGCTGGGCGATCTGGACCGCGCGGCCTTTTATTATCAGGCGGCGATCGCGGCCAATCCCGACAATATCCTGGCGCGCAGCTATATGGGTCAGGGTTTTGTCGAGGCGGGCAAGACCGATCTGGCCATCGCCCAGTGGCGCGAGATCACCGCGCGCGGCGGCGAAGGCAGCTGGGCCGAGGTGTCGCTGCGCGAGGCGATCCGCAGCGGGCTGACCTACAGCTACTGA
- a CDS encoding flagellar motor switch protein FliG, with protein MQDDNALMPFDAEMFDFDDAPAVTRMGGQPVADAPRRVPRQLSNLEKAAVVVRLLLNAGAEIPLEELPEELQARLTKQMGQMGLVDRITLDAVAEEFAEALDGIGLSFPHGLAGALSAMDGKIAATTAARLRREAGVRQMGDPWQRLRALPPEELAEIAQAESTEVAAVLLSKLDTAKAAALLGQLPGPVARRITYAISQTGRVTPEAVDRIGWSLAAQLDARPILAFADRPEKRVGNILNQSAPATRDQMMSALDEEDATFASSVRKVLFTFTDIPARLSPRDVPAVVRVADQDQLILALAAATEGDEAAVAEFLLANMSTRMADNLRDEIRDKGKVKRSEGEAAMTALVGVIRGLADDGTLQLIDPDEDSED; from the coding sequence ATGCAGGACGACAATGCGCTGATGCCCTTTGACGCCGAGATGTTCGATTTCGACGATGCTCCGGCGGTGACAAGGATGGGCGGCCAGCCGGTGGCCGACGCGCCCCGGCGCGTGCCCCGGCAATTGAGCAATCTGGAAAAGGCGGCCGTGGTGGTGCGGCTGCTGCTCAATGCGGGGGCCGAAATCCCTCTGGAGGAACTGCCCGAGGAATTGCAGGCCCGCCTGACCAAGCAGATGGGGCAGATGGGGCTGGTCGACCGGATCACGCTCGACGCGGTGGCCGAGGAATTTGCCGAGGCGCTCGACGGGATCGGGCTCAGCTTTCCGCATGGGCTGGCCGGGGCGCTCAGCGCCATGGACGGCAAGATCGCCGCAACCACCGCCGCGCGCCTGCGGCGCGAGGCCGGGGTGCGCCAGATGGGCGACCCTTGGCAGCGGCTGCGCGCCCTGCCGCCCGAGGAGTTGGCCGAGATCGCCCAGGCCGAAAGCACCGAGGTGGCCGCCGTGCTGCTGTCGAAGCTCGACACCGCCAAGGCGGCGGCGCTGCTTGGGCAATTGCCCGGCCCGGTGGCGCGGCGCATTACCTATGCGATCTCGCAGACCGGCCGGGTAACGCCCGAAGCGGTGGACCGGATCGGCTGGTCTCTGGCCGCGCAGCTGGATGCGCGGCCGATCCTGGCCTTTGCCGACCGGCCCGAGAAGCGGGTGGGCAATATCCTGAACCAGTCGGCGCCCGCAACGCGCGACCAGATGATGTCGGCACTGGACGAAGAGGATGCCACCTTCGCCTCCTCGGTGCGCAAGGTCCTGTTCACCTTTACCGACATCCCAGCCCGCCTGTCGCCGCGCGATGTGCCTGCCGTGGTGCGGGTGGCCGATCAGGACCAGCTGATCCTGGCCCTGGCCGCCGCCACCGAAGGGGACGAGGCCGCGGTAGCCGAATTCCTGCTTGCAAACATGTCCACCCGCATGGCGGACAACCTGCGCGACGAAATCCGCGACAAGGGCAAGGTCAAGCGCAGCGAGGGCGAGGCGGCGATGACCGCCCTGGTCGGCGTCATTCGCGGGCTGGCGGATGACGGCACCCTGCAACTGATCGACCCGGACGAGGACAGCGAGGACTGA